The genomic segment CCCCGATCGCCGCGGGGTGCAGCGAGTGCGCCCACTCCGAACGCCTGAACTGCGTGATGAAAGGGCGGGCCTTCTGGTGGTTGATGGCGCGTCTCGCCGGTTGGGACGGCGGCACCGGCTGCCAGGCGCCCTCCATCACGACCCATCCCGCGGGGGCCACCATCCAGAGCGGGCAATCCGTCACCCTCAACGTCCAGGTCTCCGGGACGCCGCCCTTCAACTACCAGTGGTACCGCGGCCTGAGCGGGAACACCGCCGACCCGGTCGGCGGCGGGATCGGCTCCTCCTGCGACACCGGTCCCCTGGAAACGTCGGCCGACTTCTGGGTCCGCGTGACCAACGGCTGCGGGACCGCCAACAGCAACACGGCCCACGTGACGGTCCAGTCCGGCCCCCTCCCGCTGACGCACGGCGCCCACGTGGCCAGCACCGACGCCTGGTGGTCCCGGGTGATCCTGGTGAACACCGGGACGGGGGGTGCCTCGGCCATCCTCAGGTCCTACGACGCGGCCGGATCGCTGCTGGACACTTATGACACCGGGGAGATCCCGGCGAAGGGGTTTTTCTACGAATCCATGGAAACCGTCTTCCCGACGGCGGCCGCCCTGGGGGATGCCCGGTACACGGTGTCGGGCCCCGCCGACTTCAAGGGCGTCACCGAGTTCGGCACACGGGACGGCCTGTCCCGGGCGGTACTCCCGCTGGCTGCCGGCTCGTCCACCCAGATCTTCTTCCCCTACGTCTATATCTCCGACCCGGGGACCGGTCTTTACTACACCGGGTTGACGGTGGTCAACCTCGCGGCCTCCTCGAACCTGGTCCAGTTCACCGCTTTCAACGAGGCCGGGGAGCAGTTGGGGACCCATTCCGTCACGCTGGCGGCCGGGGCCAAGTACGTGAGCCTCGTAGACCAGATCATCCCCGGGCTCGTGAACCCGTCCCGGATCCGGAGCGTCCGGCTGGCCGCGGCACAGCCCGTGGTCGGTTTCGAGTTGTTCGGGAAATGGGGCGAGATGGGGGTGGCGGGGCTCGGCGGGGTCGATCCCGCCTCCGCGGCGAACATGCTGCGGTACGTCATGGTCCCCTCGAACACCGACTATTTCACCGGCGTCACGTTCCAGAACTTCGGTCCGGTCCCCACCACCGCCCATGCCCGCCTCTACGACGCCGACGGGGCCTCCCTCGACACCCAGGACTGGCTGGTCGGTCCCGGACAGCAGATCACCCGGGAGATCTGGGGCATCTTCAACGGGCGCGTCAGTGCCGATGCCGCCACCCTGATCGTGGAAGCCGACCAGCACCTGAGCGGTTTCCAGCTCTTCGCGTCCCGGAACACCGATCCCATGGAGTTCAAGTTCGACGGCCTCCCCGCGTTCACTTCGGCGGCCTCGACCCTGTCGTTTCCCCTGGTTCGCCCTGAGGGGGGGTTCCAGTCCGAGTTCCGCTTGTCCAACCCCGGGGCCTCGGGCGTCAACTACACCCTGACCGCCTACGACGCCGGCGGCACTGCCCAGGGGAGCGTGTCCGACAGCCTGGGCGCCGGGGCCAACGTTCGCCGGCTGCTGGCGGACGACTTCCCGGGGACGCTCGAGAGCATCGCCTGGGTCCAGTTGACGGCAACGGGTGCTGTGTGCGC from the Acidobacteriota bacterium genome contains:
- a CDS encoding immunoglobulin domain-containing protein; its protein translation is MKTRSLLVVLSILAVGLTAAAVRAQAPIIVDHTCTDLSQVPANWIQQAKANLRVGYGHTSHGSQLVTGIEAFRGSPGSTYDYQSSGWGLEAGTFLNDYWGNAGGAGDLGSDGDLAWRDATVVMLGTTGNDRNVVMWSWCGGVSWTSEAGINAYLNAMAALETAYPGVRFVYMTGHLDGSGNAGNLHQRNEQIRAFCINNNKILFDFADIESFNPTDGTNFRALYATDGCEYDTNGDGNPWGDGNWATEWIAAHPTHELTPIAAGCSECAHSERLNCVMKGRAFWWLMARLAGWDGGTGCQAPSITTHPAGATIQSGQSVTLNVQVSGTPPFNYQWYRGLSGNTADPVGGGIGSSCDTGPLETSADFWVRVTNGCGTANSNTAHVTVQSGPLPLTHGAHVASTDAWWSRVILVNTGTGGASAILRSYDAAGSLLDTYDTGEIPAKGFFYESMETVFPTAAALGDARYTVSGPADFKGVTEFGTRDGLSRAVLPLAAGSSTQIFFPYVYISDPGTGLYYTGLTVVNLAASSNLVQFTAFNEAGEQLGTHSVTLAAGAKYVSLVDQIIPGLVNPSRIRSVRLAAAQPVVGFELFGKWGEMGVAGLGGVDPASAANMLRYVMVPSNTDYFTGVTFQNFGPVPTTAHARLYDADGASLDTQDWLVGPGQQITREIWGIFNGRVSADAATLIVEADQHLSGFQLFASRNTDPMEFKFDGLPAFTSAASTLSFPLVRPEGGFQSEFRLSNPGASGVNYTLTAYDAGGTAQGSVSDSLGAGANVRRLLADDFPGTLESIAWVQLTATGAVCAEVTLIADDWCSNQSYVGIP